The following coding sequences are from one Treponema bryantii window:
- a CDS encoding deoxycytidylate deaminase, protein MDTRRDKTNYYLDIAEEVSKRCTCLRRHYGALIVKNDEIVSTGYVGAPRGRANCTDLGYCIRAKLNIPRGERYELCRSVHAEANAIISAPRDRMIDSTLYLTGIEVSDKSYIKNANSCSMCKRMVINAGIKTVVIRLNHDEYKTIEVSSWVENDESIDGTMGY, encoded by the coding sequence ATGGACACACGAAGAGACAAAACTAATTACTATCTTGATATTGCGGAGGAAGTTTCTAAACGGTGCACATGTTTGCGCAGACACTATGGTGCGTTAATCGTAAAGAATGATGAAATTGTTTCGACGGGTTATGTGGGTGCGCCAAGGGGACGGGCAAATTGTACGGACCTCGGTTATTGTATTCGGGCGAAGCTGAATATTCCGCGAGGCGAGCGTTACGAACTTTGCCGCAGTGTTCATGCAGAAGCTAATGCGATTATTTCGGCTCCTAGAGACAGAATGATTGACTCGACTTTGTATCTGACTGGTATTGAAGTAAGCGACAAATCTTATATCAAAAATGCAAACAGCTGTTCTATGTGTAAGCGAATGGTAATCAATGCTGGTATAAAAACTGTTGTAATTAGACTGAATCACGATGAATATAAAACTATTGAAGTTTCATCCTGGGTTGAAAATGATGAATCTATAGATGGAACTATGGGATACTAG